One Bremerella sp. JC817 genomic window carries:
- the tsaB gene encoding tRNA (adenosine(37)-N6)-threonylcarbamoyltransferase complex dimerization subunit type 1 TsaB, whose product MKTLALDTSTRQSSLALFQGSELLLAQWLDPNMPTTQAITPLLRDMVAEVGWKPTDLQLVIVSQGPGSFTGLRIGVMTAKTIAYVAGATTVGVNSLRAIAARCNEQVSRLHVVMDAQRNQFFHAIYECNDQGKCLEVLETEIIDKEALMKSLVAGESITGPGLRNKHQLVPEGVRVVDENYWAPTGEAVGRVGISDFLAGRSDDFWSLNPKYYRKSAAEEKLEAEA is encoded by the coding sequence TTGAAGACGCTTGCACTCGATACATCGACTCGGCAAAGTTCGTTGGCTCTTTTTCAAGGCTCCGAACTGCTGCTCGCCCAGTGGCTCGATCCGAACATGCCGACTACGCAGGCCATAACACCCCTGCTGCGGGATATGGTCGCCGAGGTCGGTTGGAAACCAACCGATTTGCAATTGGTGATCGTTTCTCAGGGGCCAGGCTCGTTCACCGGTCTTCGAATCGGCGTGATGACCGCCAAGACGATTGCGTACGTGGCTGGTGCAACGACGGTCGGTGTCAACTCGCTTCGCGCGATCGCAGCGCGCTGCAACGAACAGGTCTCGCGGCTGCACGTGGTCATGGATGCTCAGCGGAACCAGTTCTTCCACGCGATCTACGAATGCAACGACCAGGGCAAGTGCCTGGAAGTACTTGAAACCGAGATCATCGATAAGGAAGCCCTGATGAAGTCGTTGGTCGCTGGCGAATCGATCACCGGCCCAGGGCTCCGCAACAAGCATCAGTTGGTGCCGGAAGGTGTTCGCGTTGTGGACGAGAACTACTGGGCACCCACCGGAGAAGCGGTGGGACGCGTGGGAATCTCCGACTTCCTGGCAGGCCGGTCGGATGACTTCTGGAGCTTGAATCCAAAGTACTATCGCAAGAGTGCCGCCGAAGAAAAGCTCGAGGCCGAAGCGTAA